The genomic DNA CGTGGACGGCCCCGACCCGGACGCCCCCGGGTACGTGAACGCGGTGGCTCTGGTGACCACACGGCTCGCTCCCGAGATCCTCCTCGGCATGCTGCACGCCATCGAGGACGAGAACGGCCGCGTGCGCGGCGAGCGGTGGGGCGACCGCACCCTCGACCTCGACCTCATCGCCTATGGCGACGTCGTCTCGGACGACCCCCGCATCCAGCTGCCCCATCCGCGGGCGGCGGAGCGGCTGTTCGTCCTGGAGCCGTGGCTCGACGTCGACCCCGACGCCGAGCTCGTGGGGCGCGGCCGGGTCGCCGATCTGGCGGCGGACCTTCGCGCGCGAGGCGAGGGATGAAGCGCACCTCCGCCGGACTTCTCGCCGTCCTCGCGCTCGTCGGCGCCGGGGCCGGCTTCATCCTCGACCAGATGCTCACGGCGACGGGGCGGGCCACGTTCACGCCGTCCCTCTTCCTCCCGGTGCTGCTCGTCCTCATCGCGGGCGCATCGCTCGGGGTGGCCTGGCCGGTGCGGCGCAGCGTCCGCTCCGGGGTGCGCATCGACCCGTTCCGTGCCCTCCGGGCCGCGACCCTCGCGCGGGCGTCGAGTCTGCTGGGGGCGATCCTGGCGGGCTTCGGGGCGGGCCTGCTGGCCTTCCTCCTCACGCGCCCCATCGATCCCCCGATAGGGTCGACTGTGGCCATGGTGGCGCTGATCGCGAGTGCGGTCGTGCTCGTCATCGCCGCTCTCGTCGCCGAACAGTTCTGCACCCTGCCGAAGGATCCTGATGACTCAGAACCCAGAGACCGCGCCCCTGAACCCGGCGGAGGGCACTGACCTCGGCGCCCTCGACCAGGGCACCTACACGGGCCTGCGCACGGTGCGCAACGAGGCCCGCCTCGAGCTCGACGGCACCTGGCACCAGATCTCGCCGCGCTACGTGGTGTCGCAGATCGTGCAGAACGTCATCTTCCTGGCGATCGTCGTGGCGGCGGCCGTCGTGCTGAACATCGTGCTCGAACAGGACTGGGTGTGGATTCCGGCCGGGGTCATCATCCTCATCACCCTCGTGACGCTGGTCATCCTCCCGCGTCAGGCGCGGGCGATCGGCTACATGCTGCGGGCGGACGACATCGTGTTCCGCAAGGGCATCCTCTGGCAGCGCATGATCGCCGTGCCGTACGGTCGCATGCAGCTCGTCGACATCACCCAGGGGCCTCTCGACCGGGCGTTCGGCATCTCCCAGCTCAAGATGGTCACCGCGGCGGCGACCACCGGCGTGCAGATCCCCGGCCTCACCCAGGCGGCGGCCGAGGCGCTGCGCGACACGCTCATCCAGGTCGCCGAGACCCGCCGGACCGGACTGTGAGCGAGTCGCAGCTCCCCACCGCCGCGCCGGGGCAGACCTCCGCGGGCGCACCGTCGACGCACCTCGCGGACGGCGAATGGCATCGGATGCATCCGCTGACGCCGCTCTTCAAGGGCGGCCTGGCGCTCATCATCGTCGGCGGCATCGTGATCGCGAACATGCGCGACCGCGTCATCGCCTGGCTCGTCGGGCAGTTCGCGCCGGAGGAGGCGCACTACGACGACTACACCGGCGGCGATCCGGTCGACTGGGTGCTCGCCAACAACTTCGCCCTGATCGCGCTGCTGGGTGTCCTGGCGCTCGTCGTGGTGCTCGTGGCCATCTTCTGGTTCGTCTGGCGCTTCCAGCAGTTCCGGATCACCGGGGAGCACGTCGAGGTGCGCAAGGGCATCATCTTCCGGTCGCACCGTCGCGCCCCGCTCGACCGTGTGCAGGGCGTGAACCTCACGCGGCCGTTCCCCGCACGCATCATCGGCCTCGCGAAGCTCGAGGTCGTCGGCGCGGGCACCGACGCGAACGTCGCGCTGGAATACCTGGCGACGCCGCGCGCCGAAGGCGTGCGCGCCGAGATCCTGCGCCTGGCCTCCGGTGCGCGAGCCGCTCGGCACGCGGCGTTGGATCCGCAGAACGGCGCGACGTCCGGCGGCACCGCTCCGGTTACCGCGCGTGCACAGCTCGTCGGCTCGATGAACGAGGGCGTCAACGGCCTGCTCGC from Microbacterium paraoxydans includes the following:
- the folK gene encoding 2-amino-4-hydroxy-6-hydroxymethyldihydropteridine diphosphokinase, which translates into the protein MSRNLTRPPEVPGPRAPRPETVAVVALGANLGDREETIRAAAARIARLPLVSDVGLSRLFETVALRVDGPDPDAPGYVNAVALVTTRLAPEILLGMLHAIEDENGRVRGERWGDRTLDLDLIAYGDVVSDDPRIQLPHPRAAERLFVLEPWLDVDPDAELVGRGRVADLAADLRARGEG
- a CDS encoding DUF3180 domain-containing protein, producing MKRTSAGLLAVLALVGAGAGFILDQMLTATGRATFTPSLFLPVLLVLIAGASLGVAWPVRRSVRSGVRIDPFRALRAATLARASSLLGAILAGFGAGLLAFLLTRPIDPPIGSTVAMVALIASAVVLVIAALVAEQFCTLPKDPDDSEPRDRAPEPGGGH
- a CDS encoding PH domain-containing protein; translated protein: MTQNPETAPLNPAEGTDLGALDQGTYTGLRTVRNEARLELDGTWHQISPRYVVSQIVQNVIFLAIVVAAAVVLNIVLEQDWVWIPAGVIILITLVTLVILPRQARAIGYMLRADDIVFRKGILWQRMIAVPYGRMQLVDITQGPLDRAFGISQLKMVTAAATTGVQIPGLTQAAAEALRDTLIQVAETRRTGL